The Pirellulales bacterium genome contains the following window.
CAGGTTGAGGCCGGGCAGCTCACGCTGCTTGCTGCCCCCACGGCGAGCCAGGCCGGCGGCGTGCAGATCGTGGCCCGCTCGATCGAAACGGCGCTGCACAAGATGCTGGAGATCGGCTTCGACATAACTCGCGTCGCCAGCGGCTACGGCATCGCCCCCCTGCCCCCCGTGGCGGCCGACGACGTCGCCGCCATCGGCCGTACGAACGACGCGATCCTGTACGGCGGCGAAGTTACCCTATGGTGTCACGGCGCGGACGCGGATCTCGAGTCGTTCGGCCCGCGCATTCCCAGCAGCGCGTCGGCCGACCATGGGCAGCCGTTTCGGCAAATCTTCGAACGCTACGATCGCGACTTTTATCGGGTTGATCCGCACCTGTTCAGTCCGGCGGTGGTGAATCTCGTGAATCTCGACTCGGGGCGCAGCTTCCGCTTCGGCAAGTTGCTGCCCGACGTGGTCGAACAATCGTTCACGACTTGAAGCGAGGCCGCGCGATGGAAGTCGCCGTCTTGGGCTCGCCGACAAGTTGGTATCTGCGCGATCTACAGCGCGCGGCCGGCACGCACCATCGCGTTACTCCGGCCACCTTTCGCGACATGGCGGCCTCGGTCAGTTCGACGGGGCAGGGATGCCGCTCGGTCGGACTGAATCTAGGCCGCTGCGATGCGGTGCTGGTAAGAACGATGCCCCCCGGTTCGCTGGAACAGGTCGTCTTCCGCATGGACGTGCTGGCCCGCCTGGCGGCCGCGGGCGTGATCGTGCTCAACCCTCCCCGCGCGGTCGAGGCAGCCGTCGATAAGTACCTGGCCACGGCGCGATTGCAAGCGGCGGGCCTGCGCGTGCCGCGTACCGTCGTATGTCAGACGGCCGAAGAGGCCCTCTTGGCTTTCGAAGAGCTTGGCCGCGATGTCGTGGTCAAGCCGCTTTTCGGTTCCGAGGGGCGCGGTATCACGCGATTGCAGGACGCGGCGCTCGCCGACCGCGCCTTTCGCATGCTCGAGCAACTGGGCGCTGTGATCTATTTGCAGGAATTCGTCCCCCATGACGGTTGCGACCTGCGGCTGTTGGTGATAGGCGATGAGACGTTGGCCATGCGCCGATGCAATCCGCATGACTGGCGCACGAATGTCAGCCGCGGCGCCACGGCCGAAGCGTTTGCGCCCGGCGATACGTTGATCGATATGGCCCGTCGCGCGGCGGCCGCGGTCGAGGCGCCCTTGGCGGGCGTCGATATCTTGCCGGGACGCGACGGCGAGCTTTATTTGATCGAAGTCAACGCCGTGCCCGGCTGGCGGGCACTTTCGCGCGCGACCGGCAAGGACGTCGCCGGCATGGTGCTAGGGCTTGTCGAGTCGATGGTCGCGCGCGCTCAGGGTCCACCTGGAATCATCCACGCGCAGAAGTAAGCCTGCACGAGGGTGAGCAGCCCCACCAGGCAGGCCAGGGCAATGCTGTGCGGAAAGACGAACCGCAAGATCGCTCCTTCGCCGCCGTCCTGCTCGGTGGCCACGGCAGCAACGACGATGCTTTGTGCATCGATCATTTTGCCCATCACCCCTCCTGTGCTGTTCGAGGCGACGATCAACACCGGCGGCAGATTCAACTGTTCGGCCGTGATCTTCTGCAAACTGCCGAAAAGGGCGTTCGACGACGTGTCGGAACCGGTCAGCGCGACGCCCAGCCAGCCCAAGAGTGGCGCGAAAAACGGATACAGCCATCCCGTATGAGTAAAGGCCAGCCCGAGCGTCGCGTCCGCGCCACTGAAGCGCGTGACGAAGGCGATTCCCAGCATGCAGGCGATCGTCATTAGTGCCAGCCGCATGCGCCACAACGTGTCGAAGAATTGCCGCACGAACACGCCCGGCGCAATGCGCATCCAAAAGGCCGCCAGGATCGCGGCCAGGAAGATGCCGGTTCCCGTAGCGGAAAGCCAATTCAGGTCGTAAACGGCCGGCAGCGCCTCGGCGGCGCGGTCGGCTCCGGCCGGCACTTCGGCCACAGGCGCCGTTGGAAAGACGACGCCGTGCAATTGGTGGATTCTGAAGGAAAACTTACCGATGCCGGCCAGCGCGCTGGGATGTTCCACCGTGCCGCCGTTCAACAACGTTTTGAATGACGGCCAGCCCCACAGAAAAACCATGATTGAGAGCAGCACCCACGGCATCCAGGCGTGGATGATCTGCCGCCGCGTGAGCGGATCGCCTTGAACGGTCGGCGGCGCGGCATCCGGAAAGCGCCATACTTCGGCGGGCTGCCAGAAGCGTAGGAACACGGCAAGCGCCACGAGGGAGCCCAGCCCACCGACAACATCGACCAGCGTCGGACCGTGCAGATTCGAGGTAAGGAACTGGAGT
Protein-coding sequences here:
- a CDS encoding RimK family alpha-L-glutamate ligase; protein product: MEVAVLGSPTSWYLRDLQRAAGTHHRVTPATFRDMAASVSSTGQGCRSVGLNLGRCDAVLVRTMPPGSLEQVVFRMDVLARLAAAGVIVLNPPRAVEAAVDKYLATARLQAAGLRVPRTVVCQTAEEALLAFEELGRDVVVKPLFGSEGRGITRLQDAALADRAFRMLEQLGAVIYLQEFVPHDGCDLRLLVIGDETLAMRRCNPHDWRTNVSRGATAEAFAPGDTLIDMARRAAAAVEAPLAGVDILPGRDGELYLIEVNAVPGWRALSRATGKDVAGMVLGLVESMVARAQGPPGIIHAQK
- a CDS encoding lactate permease LctP family transporter gives rise to the protein MTWTQNYDPLGCAFLSTLLAGAPVCLLLGLLVVGVAAERAALAGLLAALGVAVLGFGMPVAPALAAAGNGAAYGLLPIGWIVVAAVFMFHLTVLSGQFEIVKRSVAAISSDQRMQALLIAFSFGTFVEGAAGFGTPVAISAALLIGLGFTPLYAAGLALLANTSPVAFGALGTPIIMLAKVSGLDEMTLSQMAGRQLPLFSLVVPAWLVAVMSGWRGVRDCWPAIVVCGGSFAALQFLTSNLHGPTLVDVVGGLGSLVALAVFLRFWQPAEVWRFPDAAPPTVQGDPLTRRQIIHAWMPWVLLSIMVFLWGWPSFKTLLNGGTVEHPSALAGIGKFSFRIHQLHGVVFPTAPVAEVPAGADRAAEALPAVYDLNWLSATGTGIFLAAILAAFWMRIAPGVFVRQFFDTLWRMRLALMTIACMLGIAFVTRFSGADATLGLAFTHTGWLYPFFAPLLGWLGVALTGSDTSSNALFGSLQKITAEQLNLPPVLIVASNSTGGVMGKMIDAQSIVVAAVATEQDGGEGAILRFVFPHSIALACLVGLLTLVQAYFCAWMIPGGP
- the mch gene encoding methenyltetrahydromethanopterin cyclohydrolase; translated protein: MNLNQRAAALCQRIVADVARLRVEVSSIAGATVIDAGIAAAGGLEAGLALAEVCLAGLANVALAPSSAAWHGPSVTVATDHPLAACMASQYAGWQIAQGKFFAMGSGPMRAAAGKEAVFERIGHREQPGQAVGVLETRKLPPAEVIDYIAKACQVEAGQLTLLAAPTASQAGGVQIVARSIETALHKMLEIGFDITRVASGYGIAPLPPVAADDVAAIGRTNDAILYGGEVTLWCHGADADLESFGPRIPSSASADHGQPFRQIFERYDRDFYRVDPHLFSPAVVNLVNLDSGRSFRFGKLLPDVVEQSFTT